Proteins encoded together in one Ptiloglossa arizonensis isolate GNS036 chromosome 9, iyPtiAriz1_principal, whole genome shotgun sequence window:
- the Sstn gene encoding stepping stone isoform X2, producing the protein MVMAGNEGSPGSLAEDSLSTRLQWLRQRREALQEKLTQKNNELKNLCVEEAELTGVLPPEIPLEVGESPPVFRRRVGTAFTYPQNLINKLKTNEVEESALELERQVQIGIVEAALGIVNDPTESKAVRRKHRLVYQQSQRRVQELEARLNFIRQGRSKTHYATQLQHSTVYNNQPHLYTNVKHRTKKPRPPLNANDANSKVTRGLLQEGGISLSPLGSEDKCNMYPGHGYDEQILIPNTCNHNHVSAYCPTITDQRQNVKIIEHDHNDNQNVYILPDQYRTRTYSHGSGGSRTQNHYQESERTYRPLPNTYTEEERQIRCRQLQQQQLQEKTHNYQQYTEYKHLDNDIQRRSGQEYYERDFRTLHYMHIPEFPVYHKNNSQPQSLLRRDRDSGGSKNLRYTDSPSETQLPSGYWMRHEDEIVWCTDDQPVTDRFGSLDRRKRNVVQHTVIGADVQPRYRTVSIGCNKNSPCITPHQNASVHLLPLAEQSSTNNKMLLRTQSLGSVEKWHSNHLHELHDGKDTTDNVSRKGREKEWYETSLDSGTSPGLDLGLVTSHKNIHYQSSVPACSKTSNANNGEDGKSNYIPLMNHRKTDIMTSENEQQLQPLSSTRYEQTRKKVLEIPAESKSSQETNEETIRLGSSQNCTIVQAGKYQPYREVTKPFEMSDFYKYSTKFRKRNEINGQNTSNEAQDDSRGTYYTGTNADLHGESDLLNTVHNGSVAGSVQKRIYQPVQRMTCQPYLASLR; encoded by the exons ATGG TGATGGCAGGGAACGAAGGTAGCCCTGGATCTTTGGCGGAAGATTCACTGTCTACAAGATTGCAATGGCTTCGCCAACGTCGGGAAGCACTGCAGGAAAAGTTAACTCAAAAAAATAATGAACTTAAAAACTTATGTGTCGAAGAAGCAGAATTAACTGGTGTTTTGCCACCAGAGATCCCATTGGAGGTTGGAGAAAGCCCACCAGTATTTCGAAGAAGAGTTGGAACAGCATTTACATATCCACAGAATTTAATTAACAAACTGAAAACAAATGAAGTT GAGGAGTCTGCCTTAGAATTAGAACGACAAGTGCAGATTGGTATAGTAGAGGCTGCCTTAGGAATTGTGAATGATCCCACAGAGAGCAAGGCAGTACGTCGTAAACACAGGCTAGTTTATCAACAAAGTCAGCGCAGAGTCCAAGAACTAGAGGCACGGTTAAATTTTATACGGCAGGGTCGTAGCAAGACTCATTATGCAACTCAACTCCAACATTCTACAGTTTATAATAATCAGCCACATTTGTACACAAATGTGAAGCATAGAACAAAAAAACCTCGACCACCATTAAATG cAAATGATGCAAATTCAAAAGTCACAAGAGGCTTGCTTCAAGAAGGTGGGATAAGCTTAAGTCCATTAGGTTCAGAAGACAAGTGTAATATGTATCCTGGACATGGATACGATGaacaaatactcatacctaATACTTGTAATCACAATCACGTCAGTGCTTATTGTCCCACGATAACCGATCAACGACAAAATGTCAAAATAATAGAACACGATCATAACGATAATCAAAATGTTTACATATTACCTGACCAATATCGTACACGAACATATTCTCATGGAAGCGGTGGTTCACGCACTCAGAATCACTATCAGGAGAGCGAACGTACGTATCGTCCTCTaccaaatacatataccgaggAAGAACGACAAATACGATGTCGTCAACTTCAACAACAACAATTGCAAGAAAAAACCCATAATTATCAACAGTACACCGAGTACAAACACTTGGACAATGATATTCAGCGAAGATCCGGTCAGGAGTATTACGAAAGAGACTTTCGTACGTTACATTACATGCACATACCAGAATTTCCAGTATATCATAAAAATAACTCTCAACCACAATCTTTGCTAAGACGAGACCGTGATTCCGGTGGAAGTAAAAATTTGCGATACACCGATTCACCCAGTGAAACACAATTACCGTCGGGTTATTGGATGCGACACGAAGATGAAATTGTCTGGTGTACGGATGATCAACCAGTTACAGATAGATTCGGTAGCCTGGATCGAAGGAAGCGTAATGTAGTACAACATACTGTTATAGGGGCTGATGTACAGCCGCGATATCGTACGGTATCTAtaggatgcaataaaaattcacCTTGCATCACACCTCATCAGAATGCTTCTGTTCATTTGCTTCCCTTGGCTGAACAATCATCTACGAATAATAAAATGTTACTTCGCACGCAATCATTGGGTAGCGTAGAAAAATGGCATTCAAATCATTTGCACGAACTGCACGATGGCAAGGACACAACGGATAACGTTAGCCGCaaaggaagagaaaaagaatggTACGAAACCTCCTTGGATTCCGGCACAAGTCCTGGATTAGATCTGGGTTTAGTAACGTCGCATAAGAATATTCATTATCAGTCTAGTGTTCCTGCGTGCTCTAAAACATCTAATGCTAATAATGGCGAAGATGGGAAGAGTAATTATATACCTTTGATGAACCATCGTAAAACCGACATAATGACATCCGAAAACGAGCAACAGTTGCAACCGTTGTCATCTACTCGTTACGAACAAACACGAAAAAAAGTGCTTGAAATTCCAGCTGAGTCAAAGTCATCTCAAGAGACAAACGAAGAGACAATTAGATTGGGATCGTCCCAAAATTGCACGATCGTTCAAGCTGGAAAATATCAACCATACAGGGAAGTTACAAAACCCTTTGAGATGTCCGACTTTTATAAATACTCTACCAAATTTCgtaagagaaacgaaataaacggacaaaataCTTCAAACGAAGCGCAGGATGATTCTCGAGGGACATATTATACTGGAACAAATGCGGATCTGCACGGAGAATCCGATCTTTTGAATACCGTACATAATGGATCAGTTGCTGGTTCTGTTCAAAAAAGAATTTATCAGCCTGTTCAACGAATGACCTGTCAGCCTTATCTAGCATCATTGagataa
- the Sstn gene encoding stepping stone isoform X1 yields the protein MVMAGNEGSPGSLAEDSLSTRLQWLRQRREALQEKLTQKNNELKNLCVEEAELTGVLPPEIPLEVGESPPVFRRRVGTAFTYPQNLINKLKTNEVEESALELERQVQIGIVEAALGIVNDPTESKAVRRKHRLVYQQSQRRVQELEARLNFIRQGRSKTHYATQLQHSTVYNNQPHLYTNVKHRTKKPRPPLNGTANDANSKVTRGLLQEGGISLSPLGSEDKCNMYPGHGYDEQILIPNTCNHNHVSAYCPTITDQRQNVKIIEHDHNDNQNVYILPDQYRTRTYSHGSGGSRTQNHYQESERTYRPLPNTYTEEERQIRCRQLQQQQLQEKTHNYQQYTEYKHLDNDIQRRSGQEYYERDFRTLHYMHIPEFPVYHKNNSQPQSLLRRDRDSGGSKNLRYTDSPSETQLPSGYWMRHEDEIVWCTDDQPVTDRFGSLDRRKRNVVQHTVIGADVQPRYRTVSIGCNKNSPCITPHQNASVHLLPLAEQSSTNNKMLLRTQSLGSVEKWHSNHLHELHDGKDTTDNVSRKGREKEWYETSLDSGTSPGLDLGLVTSHKNIHYQSSVPACSKTSNANNGEDGKSNYIPLMNHRKTDIMTSENEQQLQPLSSTRYEQTRKKVLEIPAESKSSQETNEETIRLGSSQNCTIVQAGKYQPYREVTKPFEMSDFYKYSTKFRKRNEINGQNTSNEAQDDSRGTYYTGTNADLHGESDLLNTVHNGSVAGSVQKRIYQPVQRMTCQPYLASLR from the exons ATGG TGATGGCAGGGAACGAAGGTAGCCCTGGATCTTTGGCGGAAGATTCACTGTCTACAAGATTGCAATGGCTTCGCCAACGTCGGGAAGCACTGCAGGAAAAGTTAACTCAAAAAAATAATGAACTTAAAAACTTATGTGTCGAAGAAGCAGAATTAACTGGTGTTTTGCCACCAGAGATCCCATTGGAGGTTGGAGAAAGCCCACCAGTATTTCGAAGAAGAGTTGGAACAGCATTTACATATCCACAGAATTTAATTAACAAACTGAAAACAAATGAAGTT GAGGAGTCTGCCTTAGAATTAGAACGACAAGTGCAGATTGGTATAGTAGAGGCTGCCTTAGGAATTGTGAATGATCCCACAGAGAGCAAGGCAGTACGTCGTAAACACAGGCTAGTTTATCAACAAAGTCAGCGCAGAGTCCAAGAACTAGAGGCACGGTTAAATTTTATACGGCAGGGTCGTAGCAAGACTCATTATGCAACTCAACTCCAACATTCTACAGTTTATAATAATCAGCCACATTTGTACACAAATGTGAAGCATAGAACAAAAAAACCTCGACCACCATTAAATGGTACAG cAAATGATGCAAATTCAAAAGTCACAAGAGGCTTGCTTCAAGAAGGTGGGATAAGCTTAAGTCCATTAGGTTCAGAAGACAAGTGTAATATGTATCCTGGACATGGATACGATGaacaaatactcatacctaATACTTGTAATCACAATCACGTCAGTGCTTATTGTCCCACGATAACCGATCAACGACAAAATGTCAAAATAATAGAACACGATCATAACGATAATCAAAATGTTTACATATTACCTGACCAATATCGTACACGAACATATTCTCATGGAAGCGGTGGTTCACGCACTCAGAATCACTATCAGGAGAGCGAACGTACGTATCGTCCTCTaccaaatacatataccgaggAAGAACGACAAATACGATGTCGTCAACTTCAACAACAACAATTGCAAGAAAAAACCCATAATTATCAACAGTACACCGAGTACAAACACTTGGACAATGATATTCAGCGAAGATCCGGTCAGGAGTATTACGAAAGAGACTTTCGTACGTTACATTACATGCACATACCAGAATTTCCAGTATATCATAAAAATAACTCTCAACCACAATCTTTGCTAAGACGAGACCGTGATTCCGGTGGAAGTAAAAATTTGCGATACACCGATTCACCCAGTGAAACACAATTACCGTCGGGTTATTGGATGCGACACGAAGATGAAATTGTCTGGTGTACGGATGATCAACCAGTTACAGATAGATTCGGTAGCCTGGATCGAAGGAAGCGTAATGTAGTACAACATACTGTTATAGGGGCTGATGTACAGCCGCGATATCGTACGGTATCTAtaggatgcaataaaaattcacCTTGCATCACACCTCATCAGAATGCTTCTGTTCATTTGCTTCCCTTGGCTGAACAATCATCTACGAATAATAAAATGTTACTTCGCACGCAATCATTGGGTAGCGTAGAAAAATGGCATTCAAATCATTTGCACGAACTGCACGATGGCAAGGACACAACGGATAACGTTAGCCGCaaaggaagagaaaaagaatggTACGAAACCTCCTTGGATTCCGGCACAAGTCCTGGATTAGATCTGGGTTTAGTAACGTCGCATAAGAATATTCATTATCAGTCTAGTGTTCCTGCGTGCTCTAAAACATCTAATGCTAATAATGGCGAAGATGGGAAGAGTAATTATATACCTTTGATGAACCATCGTAAAACCGACATAATGACATCCGAAAACGAGCAACAGTTGCAACCGTTGTCATCTACTCGTTACGAACAAACACGAAAAAAAGTGCTTGAAATTCCAGCTGAGTCAAAGTCATCTCAAGAGACAAACGAAGAGACAATTAGATTGGGATCGTCCCAAAATTGCACGATCGTTCAAGCTGGAAAATATCAACCATACAGGGAAGTTACAAAACCCTTTGAGATGTCCGACTTTTATAAATACTCTACCAAATTTCgtaagagaaacgaaataaacggacaaaataCTTCAAACGAAGCGCAGGATGATTCTCGAGGGACATATTATACTGGAACAAATGCGGATCTGCACGGAGAATCCGATCTTTTGAATACCGTACATAATGGATCAGTTGCTGGTTCTGTTCAAAAAAGAATTTATCAGCCTGTTCAACGAATGACCTGTCAGCCTTATCTAGCATCATTGagataa
- the LOC143150949 gene encoding translation initiation factor eIF2 assembly protein, whose amino-acid sequence MVSGLKIECSFSSWYPQFYKNSLKAIILHIPNEVLEYLEHDAFLLPAEVTNDVLENAEWTDGSPVVNEEHSLEHQPTFPEFSQKIQDVIDDYGAVFVKSNWSSPLDATWVAPTKTLKCKTLEEVYLLLKSSDRIMRDLNNIRNYVNYESPLKACLILKQWQDINPCTEFRCFVLENELIAISQRDISQYYSHNESEKYNIQIDIKSLFMEHIKDKFPLNNYSFDVIRYKKEKVKIVDFGPLDESATKGTLFTYKELQNQINDTPEFRFIGEEIGIQPKPPNHFCIPLEINEFFQSNENSTFLDIIQQEVENQRKEYESTNADVSDNV is encoded by the exons ATGGTCAGTGGTTTAAAAATTGAATGCTCCTTTTCATCATGGTATccacaattttataaaaattctttgaaaGCTATTATTCTTCATATTCCTAACGAAGTACTCGAGTATTTAGAGCACGATGCATTTCTATTACCTGCTGAAGTAACAAATGATGTGTTAGAGAATGCTGAATGGACAGATGGGTCTCCGGTAGTGAACGAAGAG CATTCATTGGAACATCAACCAACATTTCCAGAATTTAGTCAAAAAATTCAAGATGTCATAGATGACTATGGTGCAGTTTTTGTTAAGAGTAATTGGAGTTCACCTTTG GATGCAACTTGGGTAGCTCCAACTAAAACTCTTAAGTGCAAAACCTTAGAAGAGGTATATTTATTACTAAAGAGTTCCGATAGAATTATgagagatttaaataatattagaaattatGTGAATTACGAATCTCCTTTGAAGGCTTGTCTTATTCTAAAGCAGTGGCAAGATATCAATCCCTGTACTGAATTTCGATGTTTTGTTTTAGAAAATGAACTTATAG CGATTAGTCAACGAGATATATCACAGTACTACAGCCACAATGAATCAGAAAAGTATAATATACAAATAGATATCAAAAGCTTATTTATGGAACACATTAAAGACAAGTTTCCATTGAATAACT ATTCGTTcgatgttatacgctataagaaAGAAAAAGTGAAGATAGTTGACTTTGGTCCTTTGGATGAATCTGCTACCAAAGGAACTCTTTTTACGTACAAAGAATTACAAAATCAAATAAACGATACACCAGAATTTCGATTTATTGGTGAGGAGATTGGTATACAACCGAAACCTCCCAATCATTTTTGTATTCCActagaaataaatgaattttttcaatCAAATGAGAATTCCACGTTCCTTGATATCATACAGCAA GAAGTAGAAAATCAACGAAAAGAATACGAAAGCACCAATGCCGATGTTTCAGATAATGTTTGA